Proteins encoded within one genomic window of Halocatena marina:
- the larC gene encoding nickel pincer cofactor biosynthesis protein LarC produces MKTLAFDGRMGASGDMILGALLAAGATTDALAPVVDTLDVDYDVDTEMKNGISATRVVVRLTDVNNSDHSHDHSHDHDHSHDHSHDHDHSHDHSHDHDHSHDHSHDHDHSHDHAEGSGPLRSYTEVLEIVESMELPAAIEQDAKAVFRLLGEAEASVHGTALDETHFHEVGADDAIADVVGACLLFDDLGVDQIVTTPLATGGGEASMSHGTYPVPTPAVTNIAAEAEWEVRGGPVGAELLTPTGAAILAYFADGNETLPTLRIDRSGYGAGGYDFPEHPNVLRSIVGQSRGGLVRDDIQVLETNLDDVTPEVLGGLHDTLTEAGARDVSILPVTMKKSRPGHLVKVIVKPEDAQRVAQRLAEETGTLGIRKTSVEHRFIAQREFETVSLKIDGDSYDVRVKLARDTDDNVYDVSAEYDDAAVVAAKTGRPTREILRRAENAIDQ; encoded by the coding sequence ATGAAGACGCTGGCGTTCGACGGACGAATGGGTGCGAGCGGAGATATGATTCTCGGGGCGTTACTCGCCGCCGGAGCCACAACCGATGCACTCGCTCCCGTGGTGGACACACTCGATGTCGACTACGATGTGGACACCGAGATGAAAAACGGTATCAGCGCAACCCGTGTCGTCGTCCGGCTCACCGACGTAAATAATTCAGATCATTCTCACGACCACAGCCACGACCACGATCATTCTCACGACCACAGCCACGACCACGATCATTCTCACGACCACAGTCACGACCACGACCATTCTCACGACCACAGTCACGACCACGACCATTCCCACGACCATGCCGAAGGGAGTGGACCGCTTCGATCGTACACCGAAGTTCTCGAGATAGTCGAATCGATGGAACTTCCAGCAGCCATCGAGCAGGATGCGAAGGCAGTTTTTCGTCTCCTGGGAGAGGCAGAGGCCTCAGTTCACGGCACTGCCCTCGATGAAACACATTTTCACGAGGTCGGGGCAGACGATGCCATTGCTGACGTTGTCGGTGCGTGTCTATTGTTCGATGATCTTGGGGTGGACCAGATCGTCACGACGCCGCTTGCGACGGGCGGAGGAGAGGCTTCGATGAGTCACGGAACGTATCCCGTTCCCACACCGGCGGTGACTAACATCGCTGCTGAGGCCGAGTGGGAAGTTCGAGGCGGTCCTGTTGGGGCCGAGCTACTTACGCCCACGGGCGCAGCCATTCTCGCTTACTTTGCGGACGGAAACGAAACGCTCCCAACACTCCGTATCGATCGATCGGGTTACGGTGCCGGAGGCTACGATTTCCCAGAGCATCCAAACGTCCTCCGGTCGATCGTCGGACAATCGCGCGGAGGATTGGTTCGAGACGACATTCAGGTGCTCGAAACAAATCTCGACGACGTCACGCCCGAAGTACTTGGTGGGCTTCACGACACCCTGACGGAGGCTGGTGCAAGAGATGTCTCGATCCTTCCAGTGACGATGAAAAAATCTCGACCCGGTCACCTCGTAAAGGTCATTGTCAAGCCTGAGGACGCACAACGGGTCGCTCAACGACTGGCCGAAGAGACGGGCACACTCGGCATTCGTAAAACGAGTGTCGAACACCGCTTTATCGCTCAGCGAGAGTTCGAGACGGTGTCGCTGAAAATCGATGGCGACTCGTATGATGTGCGGGTTAAGCTCGCGCGGGACACAGACGACAACGTGTACGATGTGAGTGCAGAGTACGACGATGCCGCGGTAGTAGCAGCCAAGACAGGACGACCGACACGAGAGATACTGCGCCGGGCAGAAAACGCAATCGACCAATAG
- a CDS encoding CDC48 family AAA ATPase, giving the protein MNEVQLEVAKAYPNDSGRGIARLDPDTLLHLKLSPGDIIEIEGSDTTAAKVWRADRQDWNTDTVRIDGFTRQNADVGIGERVKIRKAEAKKAEKLVLAPPEEASVQFGSDAAGMVKRQILKRPVAQRDIVPVMSSTNHPFMRSPGQAIPLIAVETDPEDVVLITEDTDVELREEPISGFESRGAGITYEDIGGLKNEIQRVREMVELPMKHPQIFKKLGIEPPQGVLLHGPPGTGKTLLAKAVANETSASFFSIAGPEIISKYYGESEQQLREIFEDASEESPAIIFIDELDSIAPKREDVTGEVERRVVAQLLTMMDGLESRGQVIVIGATNRVDSVDPALRRPGRFDREIEIGVPDETGREEILQIHTRGMPLSDDVNLGRLADETHGFVGADIESLTKEAAMKALRRYLPEIDLDEEDIPPSLIDRMIIKRGDFRGALNEVDPSAMREVLVELPKVTWDDVGGLNEPKGQVQESIEWPMNSPERFERLGITPPSGVLLYGPPGTGKTLMAKAVANETNANFISVRGPQLLSKWVGESEKAIRQTFRKGRQVSPTVIFFDELDSLAPNRGGDVGSNVSERVVNQLLTELDGLEEMENVMVIGATNRPDMIDPALIRSGRFDRLVYIGEPELEGRKQIFQIHTADTPLAPDVSLRELAELTNGYVGSDIQSICRESAIEALRDDPENEEVEMRHFRQAMEAVRPTITDEIRSYYEQIEDRFRGGRDMVEQQQGGRIGFQ; this is encoded by the coding sequence ATGAATGAAGTCCAATTGGAGGTGGCAAAGGCGTACCCGAATGATTCGGGGCGTGGGATCGCTCGTCTCGACCCGGACACGCTTCTTCACTTGAAGCTCAGCCCGGGCGATATTATCGAAATAGAGGGCAGTGACACGACTGCGGCCAAGGTATGGCGTGCCGACCGGCAGGATTGGAACACAGATACAGTACGTATCGATGGGTTCACTCGTCAGAATGCGGACGTAGGCATCGGTGAACGCGTCAAAATCAGGAAAGCGGAGGCAAAGAAAGCAGAGAAATTGGTGCTTGCACCACCGGAGGAAGCGAGTGTACAGTTTGGCAGTGACGCAGCCGGGATGGTGAAACGGCAGATTCTGAAGCGTCCGGTCGCGCAGCGCGACATCGTCCCAGTGATGTCGAGCACGAATCATCCATTCATGCGATCGCCAGGGCAGGCGATTCCGCTCATTGCGGTCGAAACTGACCCGGAAGATGTCGTGCTCATCACCGAGGACACGGACGTCGAACTCCGTGAAGAGCCGATCTCGGGATTCGAGAGCCGAGGCGCTGGCATCACCTACGAAGACATTGGCGGCCTCAAAAACGAAATTCAGCGCGTCCGTGAGATGGTCGAGCTGCCAATGAAGCACCCGCAGATCTTCAAGAAGCTCGGTATCGAGCCGCCACAGGGTGTTCTCTTGCACGGACCACCAGGTACCGGAAAGACGCTGCTTGCAAAGGCAGTCGCAAACGAGACAAGCGCGAGTTTCTTCTCCATTGCCGGTCCGGAGATCATCTCGAAATACTACGGCGAATCCGAGCAACAACTGCGCGAAATCTTCGAGGATGCGAGTGAGGAGTCCCCGGCTATCATCTTCATTGATGAACTCGACTCCATCGCACCGAAGCGAGAGGACGTAACCGGCGAAGTCGAACGACGCGTCGTCGCTCAGTTGCTGACGATGATGGACGGCCTCGAATCGCGTGGGCAAGTCATCGTCATCGGCGCGACCAACCGCGTCGACAGCGTTGATCCTGCACTGCGGCGTCCCGGCCGCTTTGACAGGGAAATCGAAATTGGCGTTCCCGACGAGACGGGCCGCGAGGAGATCTTACAGATCCACACGCGGGGGATGCCGCTCTCTGATGACGTGAATCTCGGGAGGCTCGCGGACGAAACCCACGGATTCGTCGGTGCTGACATCGAATCGCTGACGAAAGAAGCAGCGATGAAGGCACTCCGGCGGTATCTACCAGAGATCGACCTCGATGAGGAAGACATCCCGCCGAGCCTCATCGATCGGATGATCATCAAACGTGGTGACTTCCGTGGTGCGCTGAACGAAGTCGACCCGAGCGCGATGCGCGAGGTCCTCGTCGAACTTCCGAAAGTTACGTGGGATGACGTAGGCGGTTTGAACGAGCCGAAAGGGCAAGTCCAAGAGTCAATTGAGTGGCCGATGAACAGCCCGGAACGGTTCGAACGTCTCGGAATCACGCCTCCCTCGGGCGTCCTTCTGTATGGTCCACCGGGGACCGGAAAGACGCTCATGGCCAAGGCAGTGGCCAACGAGACGAACGCCAACTTCATCAGTGTTCGCGGGCCACAACTGCTCTCGAAGTGGGTTGGTGAATCCGAGAAAGCCATCCGGCAGACGTTCCGCAAGGGACGGCAGGTCTCTCCCACGGTCATCTTCTTCGACGAGCTCGACAGCCTCGCTCCCAACCGGGGCGGTGACGTGGGGAGCAACGTCTCCGAACGCGTGGTCAATCAGCTACTGACCGAACTGGATGGGTTGGAGGAGATGGAGAACGTGATGGTCATCGGTGCAACGAACCGCCCGGACATGATCGATCCCGCACTCATCCGCTCTGGACGGTTCGATCGACTCGTCTACATCGGCGAACCCGAACTTGAGGGCCGCAAACAGATCTTCCAAATCCACACTGCGGACACGCCACTCGCACCCGATGTGAGCCTTCGTGAGCTCGCAGAGCTGACGAACGGCTACGTCGGGAGTGATATCCAGAGCATCTGCCGGGAGTCCGCCATCGAAGCACTCCGTGACGATCCGGAGAACGAAGAGGTGGAGATGCGCCACTTCCGTCAAGCGATGGAAGCGGTCCGTCCGACCATCACCGACGAAATTCGGAGCTACTACGAACAGATCGAAGACCGCTTCCGCGGTGGCCGGGATATGGTCGAGCAACAACAAGGCGGACGCATCGGATTCCAGTAG
- the pyrF gene encoding orotidine-5'-phosphate decarboxylase, translating to MGGMFFDRLRERISTIDSVVCVGLDPDMRRIPDHLSEHDLPRWAFNRRIIDATHEHAAAYKPNAAFYEDADGWRALRETIAYAEGKGVPILLDAKRADIGNTARRYAALLDHADAITVNPYLGRDSVEPFLSREEKGIFVLCRTSNPGGSDIQNLELESGEAVYERVADLADGWNEHGNVGLVVGATAPEELQDVREQVPDIPFLVPGVGAQGGDAEAAVEFGLADGVGLINSSRGIIFAGEGEQFARAAGEAAKRLKRQLNRYRT from the coding sequence ATGGGCGGTATGTTCTTTGACCGCCTCCGTGAACGCATCAGCACTATCGATAGCGTCGTCTGTGTTGGTCTCGATCCCGATATGCGGCGGATTCCGGATCATCTCTCTGAGCATGATCTCCCACGCTGGGCGTTCAATCGCCGGATCATTGATGCTACCCACGAGCACGCAGCCGCCTACAAGCCCAATGCGGCCTTCTACGAGGACGCAGACGGGTGGCGGGCACTCAGGGAAACGATCGCGTACGCCGAGGGAAAAGGCGTCCCCATCTTGCTCGATGCAAAGCGAGCTGACATCGGCAACACCGCGCGCCGATATGCTGCGCTGCTGGATCACGCTGACGCCATCACAGTGAACCCTTACTTGGGACGGGATTCAGTGGAGCCGTTCCTTTCGCGCGAAGAGAAGGGAATCTTCGTCCTCTGTCGCACCTCGAACCCAGGCGGCTCGGACATTCAGAATCTCGAACTCGAGAGCGGTGAGGCGGTCTATGAGCGAGTCGCAGATCTCGCCGACGGATGGAACGAGCACGGGAACGTCGGGCTGGTAGTCGGAGCAACTGCTCCTGAAGAGCTACAGGACGTGCGCGAACAAGTCCCCGATATCCCGTTTCTCGTTCCCGGTGTTGGGGCACAGGGTGGTGATGCCGAAGCAGCCGTCGAGTTTGGACTCGCGGACGGTGTCGGGCTCATCAACTCTTCGCGGGGAATTATCTTTGCTGGCGAGGGCGAGCAGTTCGCAAGAGCCGCAGGTGAGGCGGCAAAACGCCTCAAACGGCAACTCAATCGATATCGAACGTAA
- a CDS encoding VOC family protein, whose product MDLPVNGVSELVLEVEEMDRAVEFWSETLGFPILEQWNDPEADVTDEGTVWATWLYVGGNTRLGLWLPRDFTTSDLKQKEQPVSSWPATALYDEGGEHVHFALDVDDADFETAREQIEQSGLSTTVREREHIPSRSLYFKDTEDNIIELYTRSIKDTYQIDTTG is encoded by the coding sequence ATGGATCTGCCCGTTAACGGCGTTTCGGAACTCGTCCTCGAAGTAGAAGAGATGGACCGAGCGGTCGAGTTTTGGTCAGAAACACTCGGATTTCCAATTCTCGAACAGTGGAACGATCCAGAGGCCGATGTGACTGATGAGGGCACCGTCTGGGCGACATGGCTATACGTTGGTGGCAACACCCGACTCGGACTCTGGCTCCCCCGAGATTTCACTACATCCGACCTGAAACAGAAAGAACAACCCGTCTCGTCGTGGCCAGCGACTGCTCTCTACGACGAAGGTGGCGAACACGTGCACTTCGCTCTTGATGTGGACGACGCTGATTTCGAAACCGCCCGCGAGCAAATCGAACAGTCGGGTCTCTCGACGACAGTACGTGAGCGTGAACATATCCCTTCCCGATCATTGTACTTCAAGGACACCGAAGACAACATCATCGAACTCTACACACGTTCTATAAAGGACACATACCAGATAGACACAACCGGCTGA
- the phoU gene encoding phosphate signaling complex protein PhoU, with protein sequence MAREGYQEQLDQLREDVLYMSEVVTESLRRGLDALEQKDDDLAWMVIEGDEEINEMYLELEQSCIDLFALQQPVAGDLRFIASSFKIITDLERIADLATNLGDYALNAESDVYPEVDIQAIGDLTLVMVDEAMTAYAAEDTSACYEIADRDDDLDDLCERASGTVVRDLIETEFDSLNDDTDVENLMQDVSRLLLTIRDLERVGDHAVNIAARTLYMVDNSDELIY encoded by the coding sequence ATGGCACGTGAGGGATATCAGGAGCAACTCGATCAGCTTCGAGAGGACGTGTTGTACATGAGTGAAGTGGTGACCGAGAGCCTCCGGCGCGGTCTCGACGCACTCGAACAGAAAGACGACGATCTCGCGTGGATGGTGATCGAGGGAGACGAGGAGATCAACGAGATGTATTTAGAGCTCGAACAGAGCTGTATCGATCTCTTTGCACTCCAGCAACCCGTGGCAGGTGATCTTCGATTTATCGCGTCCTCGTTCAAGATCATCACCGACCTCGAACGCATTGCCGATCTCGCAACCAATCTCGGTGATTACGCACTCAACGCTGAAAGCGACGTATATCCCGAGGTCGATATTCAAGCAATCGGTGATCTAACGCTCGTGATGGTCGATGAGGCCATGACGGCCTACGCGGCCGAAGACACATCAGCCTGTTATGAAATTGCTGACCGAGACGACGATCTCGACGATCTGTGCGAGCGCGCGAGTGGTACCGTTGTTCGGGACCTCATCGAAACCGAGTTCGATTCTCTCAATGACGACACGGATGTCGAGAATCTCATGCAGGATGTTTCGCGGCTTTTGCTCACAATTCGTGATTTAGAGCGGGTTGGCGACCACGCCGTAAATATCGCCGCGCGAACGCTGTACATGGTCGACAATAGCGACGAGCTGATTTACTGA
- a CDS encoding phosphate uptake regulator PhoU: METRKVQVTGGSTYTVSLPKSWATDNGVEAGSVVEFYPEDDSLLLMPRGDRERTEGQLDITDLDGSELMRTVVTMYVSGFDVITLTSSRITAAQRRAIRQSSQRLVGLEVIGETSEKVSLQDLLDSSELSIVNAITRMRLVSLSMLSDAVTALVENDTDLAADVIERDDDVDRLWYMVSRVFRSVLRDPSAATEVGLPRETCFDYHSSARQLERVADHATKIAELALELGEISDEVAEGLLELRSEASNAVEMSMEAVLDDDPEEATRLGNEAREHVRDMDSLARDVDGDIRELDPQQAQPLGLIVDSLSRSADYGGNIAETALQNAAPKP; this comes from the coding sequence ATGGAAACGCGAAAGGTGCAGGTAACTGGTGGGTCGACGTACACCGTTTCGCTTCCGAAATCGTGGGCAACAGACAACGGTGTCGAGGCAGGGAGCGTTGTCGAGTTCTACCCGGAAGACGACTCGTTGTTATTGATGCCGCGAGGCGATCGAGAACGGACAGAGGGACAGCTCGATATTACAGACCTCGATGGATCGGAGTTGATGCGGACAGTAGTGACAATGTATGTGAGTGGGTTCGACGTTATCACACTCACATCCTCTCGGATCACAGCTGCCCAGCGGCGAGCAATCAGACAGTCATCGCAGCGACTCGTTGGTCTCGAAGTGATCGGCGAAACGAGTGAGAAAGTGTCGCTTCAGGATCTTCTCGATTCTTCGGAACTATCTATTGTAAATGCCATCACGCGGATGCGTCTCGTCTCGCTCAGTATGCTTTCCGACGCTGTCACGGCCCTCGTCGAAAACGACACCGACCTGGCGGCGGATGTTATCGAGCGCGACGACGACGTCGATCGACTTTGGTATATGGTTTCGCGGGTATTCCGGTCAGTGCTTCGAGATCCGAGTGCTGCGACCGAAGTCGGGCTTCCACGGGAGACGTGCTTCGATTACCATTCGAGCGCGCGACAGCTTGAGCGTGTCGCAGATCACGCGACGAAGATCGCAGAACTCGCACTCGAGCTCGGCGAGATCTCGGACGAAGTCGCGGAGGGACTTCTAGAGCTCCGGTCAGAGGCCTCCAACGCCGTCGAGATGTCGATGGAGGCCGTGCTTGACGACGATCCGGAAGAAGCGACGAGACTAGGGAATGAGGCCCGCGAGCACGTTCGTGATATGGATTCACTGGCACGAGATGTCGACGGAGACATCCGCGAACTCGATCCACAACAGGCCCAGCCGCTTGGGCTCATCGTCGACTCGCTCTCGCGCAGCGCCGACTACGGAGGCAACATCGCCGAAACGGCGCTTCAGAACGCTGCGCCGAAACCGTAA
- a CDS encoding helix-turn-helix domain-containing protein yields the protein MPNSREDLARRMSGEVVLSDDPGATLRKWRDDFDISQTTLAEQLDVSPSVVSDYESGRRQSPGIAVVRRIIEALLDVDETRGGEHVRQYTRVLSAGFESDVVHDLQEYSTPVSIERFHSAINGQEIVSGRQHSIAGHTVINSIEAITRLSSEEFYRLYGQSTNRALVFTDVTRGESPLVALRVVTPTPTAVVLHGLNGDDLWEHASALANVDGYSLATTELELDKMLEKLRSIS from the coding sequence ATGCCGAATTCGCGCGAGGACCTAGCGCGGCGGATGTCCGGAGAGGTCGTGCTCAGCGATGATCCCGGAGCAACCCTCCGGAAGTGGCGCGACGATTTTGATATCTCTCAGACCACGCTCGCAGAGCAACTGGACGTGTCTCCGTCCGTCGTTTCAGATTACGAAAGTGGACGGCGACAAAGCCCCGGAATTGCCGTTGTCCGGCGTATTATCGAAGCATTACTCGATGTCGATGAGACACGCGGCGGTGAGCACGTTCGACAGTATACACGGGTGCTCTCTGCTGGATTCGAGAGCGATGTCGTGCACGACCTACAAGAGTATTCGACACCGGTCTCGATTGAACGGTTCCACAGTGCCATCAATGGACAGGAGATAGTGTCCGGAAGGCAGCATTCGATTGCCGGACACACGGTTATCAACTCTATCGAAGCAATTACTCGCCTCTCAAGCGAGGAGTTCTATCGACTCTATGGTCAGTCGACGAACCGAGCGCTCGTGTTTACCGACGTTACACGAGGAGAATCGCCGCTCGTCGCTCTTCGCGTCGTTACACCCACACCGACTGCCGTCGTTCTCCATGGACTGAACGGCGATGATCTCTGGGAACACGCATCCGCGCTTGCCAACGTAGACGGCTACTCACTGGCAACGACTGAACTCGAACTGGATAAAATGCTCGAAAAACTCAGAAGCATATCATGA
- the radB gene encoding DNA repair and recombination protein RadB encodes MSVPITTGCPPIDTLLGGGFDRGTVTQLYGPPASGKTNLALAATVETVAEGGSVLYIDTEGLSIDRFEQMAQSRLTDERDAESGSKGDTPNETDADLDELASRVITSEALDFQEQEEAVRDASEVATTVDLVVLDSATGFYRLERAERDEGDALRAVTRQVTHLLSLARRYELAVIVTNQVFTDPDTEQARPLGGHTLMHWSGTVLRLERFRAGNRRATLEKHRSKATGENARFRITEEGLVAVEKL; translated from the coding sequence GTGAGCGTCCCTATCACGACCGGTTGCCCACCAATCGACACTCTGCTTGGCGGTGGATTCGACCGCGGCACGGTAACACAGCTGTACGGTCCACCGGCTTCGGGAAAGACGAACCTCGCGCTCGCGGCAACCGTCGAGACGGTCGCCGAAGGTGGAAGTGTCCTCTATATCGATACAGAGGGGCTGTCAATCGATCGTTTCGAACAGATGGCACAGTCACGTCTCACGGACGAGAGAGATGCTGAAAGTGGGAGCAAAGGTGACACTCCGAACGAAACCGATGCAGATCTCGACGAGCTCGCTTCGAGGGTCATCACTAGCGAAGCCCTCGATTTCCAAGAACAGGAGGAAGCGGTCAGAGACGCATCGGAGGTTGCCACGACGGTCGATCTCGTGGTGCTCGACAGCGCGACTGGTTTCTACCGATTAGAGCGTGCAGAGCGTGATGAAGGCGACGCGCTCCGGGCGGTTACCCGTCAGGTTACGCATCTTCTTTCGCTCGCACGCCGGTACGAACTCGCAGTGATCGTTACCAATCAGGTCTTCACCGATCCCGATACGGAACAGGCACGCCCGCTCGGTGGTCACACTCTCATGCACTGGTCGGGCACTGTTCTCCGCCTCGAACGGTTCCGTGCCGGAAACCGGCGGGCAACCCTCGAAAAGCATCGGTCGAAAGCCACTGGTGAAAACGCCCGATTCCGAATCACTGAAGAGGGGCTGGTTGCCGTCGAGAAACTGTGA
- a CDS encoding DUF2240 family protein, which produces MSLRVAVGAPFRTKGQSRIEESEFIVALSLDRDWFSPNQAKRLIDVAVGEGILRRDDGELVAEFAPESVSVPEDFAPDESILRTRTTFERVLSALVDAGETKQESVAAINRLQTELGLTIDAAAVLYAHRMGLDVSNVAERALSDLHES; this is translated from the coding sequence ATGAGTCTCCGCGTAGCCGTCGGCGCACCATTTCGCACGAAGGGTCAGTCACGCATTGAGGAAAGCGAATTCATCGTCGCGTTGTCGCTCGACCGCGATTGGTTCTCCCCCAATCAGGCAAAGCGACTCATCGATGTCGCTGTCGGTGAAGGAATACTCCGACGCGACGACGGCGAGCTTGTCGCTGAATTTGCTCCGGAATCGGTCTCGGTTCCAGAAGATTTTGCGCCGGATGAATCGATCCTCCGCACCCGAACGACGTTCGAGCGAGTACTCAGCGCACTCGTCGATGCGGGCGAGACGAAACAGGAATCCGTCGCCGCAATCAATCGGTTACAGACGGAGCTCGGATTGACGATCGATGCTGCAGCAGTGTTGTATGCCCATCGTATGGGACTCGACGTGAGTAATGTAGCCGAACGCGCGCTGTCTGATCTCCACGAGTCGTGA
- a CDS encoding DUF6293 family protein yields the protein MNPIDEVHIAPLGYEYDRILGPARRYDIDIIYLLEHDESSETKPDYHEKLKGVLADEGIEVRSRTVNLLDIYDVLGIVTTVVSEHSDDIVRVNVASGSKLSAVGATIACMATDATAYYVHPEGYAHADRNERQSYGYVDDEVLPSYPIESPTADQVAAMDFLDSSTTDIYTPKKKDIIEYAENEELSFISDNQPANDKAKFALLNANIIDPLEENGYVEVQKVGRQKQVTLTPTGQNALRAFRHKL from the coding sequence ATGAATCCTATCGATGAGGTACACATCGCGCCGTTGGGATACGAGTACGATCGTATTCTCGGGCCAGCGCGGCGGTACGATATCGACATCATCTATCTCCTCGAACACGACGAATCGTCCGAGACGAAGCCAGACTACCACGAAAAACTAAAAGGCGTACTCGCGGATGAAGGGATCGAGGTTCGTTCTCGAACAGTCAATCTACTCGACATCTACGACGTACTGGGGATCGTCACGACGGTTGTCTCAGAGCACAGCGATGACATCGTTCGCGTGAACGTCGCCAGTGGATCAAAGCTTTCGGCGGTCGGCGCAACCATCGCCTGTATGGCAACTGATGCGACCGCGTATTATGTTCATCCGGAAGGATACGCCCACGCAGATCGGAATGAGCGCCAAAGCTACGGTTACGTAGACGATGAAGTGCTCCCGTCCTATCCCATCGAATCACCAACTGCCGATCAGGTCGCAGCGATGGACTTCCTTGACTCCTCAACAACTGACATCTATACTCCAAAGAAAAAAGATATTATTGAGTACGCTGAAAACGAAGAGCTCTCGTTTATTTCGGATAATCAACCAGCAAACGACAAAGCGAAATTCGCGCTACTCAACGCGAATATCATCGACCCACTCGAAGAAAACGGGTATGTTGAAGTACAAAAAGTCGGTCGACAGAAACAGGTCACGCTCACACCAACCGGGCAAAATGCACTGCGTGCGTTCCGGCACAAACTATAA
- a CDS encoding 30S ribosomal protein S8e: MKDQGRSPKKRTGGRRRPIRKKRKHQLGRSPTETRVGDTKLKTIDVQGGETKVRAISVDTANVATGDGVVSSTIETVVENGANPNYVRRNIITKGAIIETDDGRARVTSRPGQVGQVSAVLLDEE; the protein is encoded by the coding sequence ATGAAGGATCAGGGACGTTCTCCCAAGAAACGAACTGGTGGCCGCCGTCGGCCGATTCGTAAAAAGCGCAAGCATCAACTCGGTCGTTCGCCGACGGAGACCCGTGTCGGCGATACGAAGCTCAAGACGATCGATGTCCAAGGTGGAGAGACGAAAGTCCGCGCCATCTCGGTGGACACCGCGAATGTAGCAACCGGAGACGGTGTCGTCAGCTCGACGATCGAAACCGTCGTCGAGAACGGCGCAAACCCCAACTACGTCCGACGTAACATCATCACGAAGGGCGCAATCATCGAAACTGACGATGGACGCGCGCGCGTCACGTCCCGCCCCGGACAGGTCGGACAAGTCAGCGCTGTTCTTCTCGACGAAGAGTAG
- a CDS encoding cytochrome c biogenesis CcdA family protein, whose protein sequence is MSSVTFFGAFIFAVSGGVATFFAPCAFPLLPGYVGYFLSHTDTDRSTGVVLPALFAAGSALVTLVVVGSVGFALGRAVLERLPLFEPLVGAALVVFGVLMLMDRTPDLRIPLPERSGSVVGFGLFGAGYAAAAAGCVVPILLGVLTQALTFPPVQAGLIFGGYALAVSLPLVGVTLLAAVGNDAWHYSRYTEHLQTIATVLMILAGIGQLYLSVIVLDVAHI, encoded by the coding sequence ATGAGTTCGGTGACCTTCTTTGGCGCGTTCATATTCGCGGTGAGTGGCGGTGTTGCGACGTTCTTCGCTCCATGTGCGTTTCCTCTCCTGCCGGGATATGTCGGGTATTTTCTCAGCCACACCGATACTGATCGGTCAACCGGCGTCGTCTTGCCTGCGTTGTTCGCTGCTGGGAGCGCCCTTGTTACTCTCGTTGTTGTCGGTAGTGTCGGATTTGCGCTAGGACGAGCAGTGCTCGAACGCTTGCCGCTGTTCGAGCCGCTTGTTGGCGCTGCGCTTGTCGTATTCGGTGTTTTGATGCTTATGGATCGTACCCCTGATCTTCGGATCCCGCTTCCCGAACGCTCTGGATCTGTGGTCGGGTTCGGGCTGTTCGGAGCGGGGTACGCTGCTGCTGCGGCCGGATGTGTCGTACCAATCCTTCTTGGTGTCCTCACACAAGCGCTAACGTTTCCACCCGTGCAGGCTGGACTCATTTTCGGTGGATACGCGCTTGCTGTATCGCTTCCGCTCGTTGGAGTGACACTGCTTGCCGCCGTGGGCAACGATGCGTGGCACTACAGTCGCTATACCGAACACCTTCAGACAATTGCAACAGTGCTTATGATCCTCGCTGGCATCGGACAGTTGTATCTCTCGGTGATCGTTCTCGATGTAGCACATATTTAG